The Neospora caninum Liverpool complete genome, chromosome X genome includes a region encoding these proteins:
- a CDS encoding putative peptidyl-prolyl cis-trans isomerase, with protein sequence MRYLSPPDSPSSAIDEDPSGAPSADVSEAQSHYTRQHSDWKARLGGAPGTAASAAPACSAFVAGGSLHSMSTQNKAVLLPPSLSGAATASAASAPPAASPASPPAVGVLQMAAGRPGAATAVTSSSAAALVAKAFGRGGGNAKFAAAVAVAEKAAQAAAAGRSEIGLAPDAQVAGKPVQSFSHIKVMKEGTCLEIYCLPVLFEKIAPRDRLIIGRGEQADIHTEHPSCSRLHAEIRRTGGPGARCTYTLRDLGSGHGTLLNGGKIAAGKETELEDEDEVQLGFSQRLYIFFGGRDSTEDVPHPPAASQQATRRQGHGPSDASPGSRPGTEGFHGGPHQAGARPVPPPPPADDYFPPHAPGASSPAPGQQSWGRGADGPRGAAGHGFAGAGYGGVSGWDSASGWSHSASFSSPGTDGRGQGEFARFRHGTGDGLQANGGWDAEAPFQNAGWGGAAPGQQPSGYGGQAGSWGGQGVNAYYTQAAPGHAFGWPGSNSGAQTPGGERYAEGDSPSMSPRVSGYSSFSPALSAGPQADGSVPNHPFAHDSGSNSNHSYSPFAGEDGGGYDPAAAVCGASPEKPARPFTEPRMDMAARKKLWQNRPDKKESPLSTQQELLEHKERVIKEHNERLLQEKRALLLQKQQLVEKRNQRQGGEDTDAASAAPAAKRLREGFASNHGSEAAKSSRAEADGTRGSVDATGGRARGSDFPESSEALTKGRNGHGGKGGADSGSKAQVYCSHILLKFKRRKEDGVWKSAASAKGPKKGEEHIGRGGFPVTRTRADAMSTLESVRQIVEEDKTQFGEVAAELSDCPSSRKRGLLGWVSKGGENGCEAAENEEGNGFCLPEEAVEAALNLEVDAVSDVVESENGVHLLYRIK encoded by the coding sequence ATGCGGTACTTGTCTCCTCCTGActcgccgtcctcggcgATCGACGAAGACCCCAGCGGGGCGCCTTCCGCCGACGTGTCCGAGGCGCAGAGTCACTACACCCGGCAGCACTCCGACTGGAAGGCGCGCCTTGGTGGTGCGCCCGGCACCGCCGCGTCCGCCGCTCCGGCGTGCTCTGCCTTCGTTGCTGGCGGATCCCTCCATTCGATGAGCACCCAGAACAAGGCCGTTctgctgccgccttctctgtccggCGCGGCGACCGCCTCTGCGGCTTCCGCTCCtcccgccgcgtctccggcctctCCTCCCGCCGTCGGAGTCCTGCAGATGGCAGCCGGTCGCCCCGGAGCGGCGACTGCAGTCACGAgctccagcgccgccgccctcgttGCGAAGGCCTTTGGCCGAGGCGGTGGAAACGCAAAGTTCGCCGCAGCAGTCGCGGTTGCGGAGAAGGCTGCCCAGGCGGCGGCCGCAGGCCGATCGGAGATCGGTCTAGCCCCTGACGCGCAAGTCGCAGGGAAACCCGTTCAGAGTTTCTCCCACATCAAGGTGATGAAGGAGGGGACGTGCCTCGAAATCTATTGCCTGCCGGTCTTGTTCGAGAAGATCGCTCCGCGCGACCGTCTCATCATCGGCAGGGGCGAGCAAGCGGACATCCACACAGAGCACCCGAGCTGTTCGCGGCTGCATGCCGAGATCCGGCGGACAGGCGGGCCGGGGgcgcggtgtacgtacaccttGCGGGACCTGGGCAGTGGGCACGGCACGTTGTTGAACGGCGGGAAGATCGCCGCCGGGAAAGAGACTGAActcgaggacgaagacgaagtcCAGCTCGGCTTTTCCCAGCGCCTCTACATCTTTTTTGGCGGCAGGGATTCTACGGAAGATGTCCCGCACCCGCCCGCGGCTTCGCAACAGGCGACGCGGCGCCAGGGCCATGGGCCTTCCGACGCCTCGCCCGGCTCGCGGCCGGGGACCGAAGGCTTCCACGGCGGCCCTCACCAGGCAGGGGCGCGTCCCgtgccgcctccgccgcctgcAGACGACTACTTTCCTCCGCATGCACCgggcgcctcgtctccggctCCTGGGCAGCAGAGCTGGGGTAGGGGAGCCGACGGCCCGAGGGGCGCTGCAGGCCACGGATTCGCAGGCGCGGGGTATGGGGGCGTGTCGGGGTGGGACAGCGCTTCTGGCTGGTCGCACTCTGCGAGCTTTTCCTCGCCGGGGACGGATGGCAGAGGCCAGGGAGAGTTTGCCCGTTTCCGCCACGGGACAGGCGACGGGCTGCAGGCAAACGGAGGCTGggacgcagaggcgccgtTCCAGAACGCCGGCTGGGGTGGGGCAGCGCCAGGCCAGCAGCCGTCAGGTTATGGGGGCCAGGCGGGGTCGTGGGGGGGACAAGGCGTGAATGCGTACTACACGCAGGCAGCTCCGGGACACGCCTTCGGCTGGCCTGGCAGTAACTCGGGGGCACAGACACCCGGGGGGGAGCGGTACGCGGAGGGAGATAGCCCGTCAATGTCTCCGCGTGTTTCGGGCtactcttccttctctccggctcTTTCAGCCGGCCCGCAGGCAGACGGGAGCGTTCCGAACCATCCGTTCGCACACGACAGCGGCAGCAACTCAAACCATAGTTACTCGCCGTttgccggagaagacggcgggggGTATGACCCCGCCGCAGCCGTCTGTGGCGCATCACCAGAGAAGCCTGCGAGGCCGTTTACCGAGCCAAGAATGGACATGGCGGCCAGGAAGAAGCTGTGGCAAAATCGACCGGACAAGAAAGAGAGTCCGTTGAGCACGCAGCAGGAACTTCTCGAACATAAGGAGCGCGTCATCAAGGAACACAAcgagcgtcttcttcaggagaaacgcgcgctgctgctgcagaAACAGCAACTCGTTGAGAAGCGGAACCAGAGacagggcggcgaagacacgGACGCTGCGTCTGCCGCGCCTGCGGCCAAACGCCTTCGTGAGGGTTTCGCGTCGAACCATggaagcgaggcggcgaaatCGTCTCGAGCAGAGGCGGACGGGACGCGCGGAAGCGTTGACGCAACGGGCggcagagcgagaggaagcgatTTTCCGGAGTCGTCGGAGGCGTTGACGAAGGGCAGAAACGGGCACgggggaaagggaggcgcAGACAGCGGGAGCAAGGCCCAGGTCTACTGCTCTCACATTCTTTTGAAGTTCAAGAGGCGCAAGGAAGACGGGGTATGGAAGAGCGCCGCTTCAGCGAAAGGgccgaaaaaaggagaggagcaCATAGGGCGAGGTGGGTTTCCCGTCACGCGGACCCGCGCCGACGCCATGAGCACACTCGAAAGTGTTCGTCAGATCGTTGAAGAGGACAAAACCCAGTTTGGTGAAGTCGCCGCTGAGCTCTCCGACTGTCCATCGAGTCGAAAGCGTGGCCTCCTGGGCTGGGTTTCTAAAGGCGGGGAAAACGGTTGTGAAGcggcagagaacgaggaaggaaacggttTTTGCCTCCCTGAGGAGGCTGTCGAGGCCGCGCTGAACCTCGAAGTCGACGCAGTCAGTGATGTAGTTgagagcgaaaacggagTTCATCTCCTTTACAGGATTAAATAG
- a CDS encoding ATP-dependent Clp protease proteolytic subunit,related, whose protein sequence is MYTPECLGGARIHFRAFSTAAAETSSVADSQASNASTPSQAPSSSRSQSAVLSRSLRQAFPYVLPVFRPLQALAALPVWQQGTSPRSVELRSVSVRLAHALMPPFSTETEELWCTYTRRLLASPAAASATSFASSEDEKHVEQSQKARRSPVQLSLDLGLQIARLLASRNVVVADAWKDLFASMDPLLGDMRQRQEERQREVPSAAAGRAMVPKETAEDGDAAKGEGGEVAETDAKENFEDVLLKLCEASNRVRHEWVWGTEQLMLHARRQLPLMEAPEAARLLHALAASRSTSESVVARLAEAFVFLWEGDLSAKVEPAAGLQLLETLAMKKAMERDFVRDLSRRMHCYLHLGLLTPFEKTRLAAVYRQLELRHFTFFRHLAEEILHQNSHRQRLLALGRSEPSADAQQAEKQLQRRLRLARLQQELNPSKKKPADSTASPPPSSSSSSLSLEQGIGEWRWYEYGRPGYVMGLGLQQDFSPSGVLLTSQVVPLVTREKVAELRRMGLRGAALPAAAPPVQEPSAEAAQREDANPEKETFPRSEHFSPSGIKEFTLGQMAVIADSMLFLGFHHQSRFFGSVADVLMQQATARGAVETLDPQQCTSLMVFFAETRRQLTEDPDDCVRRLTDRFVDALVCEVASPAQCLLFFKSLVKWSSTKVAQPHCKRKHWREWSNTYRPLEWLHAPRPAHPTDTRPMLLAVCKHLCKRVHCFNMKELTGMLRAIAYVDFREAAFFTVFVDYLKERLGEMQEEDIANVTQAFNKAKIEEPHLFSLMGKRYQQLQANVMAVKRRGVLVRRTG, encoded by the exons atgtacaccccagAGTGTTTGGGGGGGGCGAGGATCCATTTCAGGGCCTTCTCTACGGCAGCGGCTGAGACGTCGTCGGTTGCCGACAGTCAGGCGAGCAACGCGTCCACTCCGTCTCAGGCGCCGTCGAGTTCCCGCAGCCAATCCGCCGTTCTTTCGCGGTCGCTCCGCCAAGCCTTCCCGTATGTCCTGCCGgtctttcgtcctctccaggCGCTGGCAGCTCTCCCTGTGTGGCAGCAAGGGACGTCGCCCAGAAGTGTGGAGCTGCGCTCGGTCTCTGTCCgcctcgcgcatgcactcatGCCGCCCTTCTCgacggaaacggaagagctgtggtgtacgtacacccggcgACTGCTCGCATCTCCGGCTGCCGCGTCGGCGAcctcgttcgcctcctctgaAGACGAAAAGCACGTGGAGCAGAGCCAGAAAGCTCGACGCAGCCCAGTCCAGTTGTCTCTGGATTTAGGGCTGCAGATAGCtcggctcctcgcctcgcgaaACGTCGTTGTGGCGGACGCGTGGAAGGACTTATTCGCCTCGATGGATCCTCTCCTTGGAGACATGCGACAACGCCAGGAGGAGCGACAGCGTGAGGTGCCGAGTGCGGCTGCGGGGAGGGCCATGGTGCCGAAGGAAACTGCGGAGGACGGGGACGCGGCCAAGGGTGAGGGCGGAGAGGTCGCCGAGACAGATGCGAAAGAGAACTTCGAAGATGTTCTCCTGAAGCTGTGCGAAGCCTCCAACCGCGTCCGCCACGAATGGGTCTGGGGGACCGAGCAACTGATGCTCCACGCGCGACGCCAGCTCCCTCTCATGGAGGCTCCGGAGGCTGCTCG gCTGTTGCACGCGCTGGCTGCGAGTCGCAGCACGAGCGAGAGCGTGGTGGCGCGACTCGCGGAAGCATTCGTGTTCCTCTGGGAAGGCGACCTGAGTGCGAAAGTCGAGCCTGCGGCGGGGCTCCAGCTCCTCGAGACGCTCGCGATGAAGAAGGCGATGGAGCGCGACTTCGTGCGCGACCTTAGCAG gcgcatgcactgctATCTGCATCTCGGCCTGCTGACGCCGttcgagaagacgcgcttGGCTGCGGTGTATCGCCAGCTGGAGCTCCGCCACTTCACCTTTTTCCGGCATCTCGCTGAAGAGATTCTTCACCAGAATTCGCATCGCCAGCGGCTCCTGGCCCTCGGCCGCTCGGAGCCTTCTGCAGACGCCCAGCAGGCTGAGAAACAGCTCCAGAGACGCCTGCgactcgcgcgtctccagcaggAACTGAATCCGTCAAAAAAGAAACCAGCCGACTCGACAGCCTCGCCCccaccttcctcttcttcctcgtcgctttccctcGAACAGGGGATCGGCGAGTGGAGGTGGTATGAGTACGGCCGGCCGGGCTACGTGATGGGTCTTGGGTTGCAACAGGACTTCTCGCCGAGCGGCGTTCTCCTCACCAGCCAGGTAGTTCCGCTGGTGACACGAGAAAAAGTGGCGGAGCTCCGGCGCATGGGCCttcgcggcgcggcgctccccgccgctgcgccgcccgTACAGGAGCCAAGCGCGGAAGCcgcgcagcgagaagacgcgaatccagagaaggagacgttTCCTCGGTCTGAGCATTTCAGCCCCTCGGGAATCAAAGAGTTCACTTTGGGGCAGATGGCAGTCATTGCGGACTCGATGCTCTTT CTCGGTTTCCATCACCAgtcgcgcttcttcggctCCGTCGCCGACGTTCTGATGCAGCAGGCGACCGCGCGCGGCGCTGTGGAGACGCTGGACCCACAACAG TGTACAAGCCTGATGGTTTTCTttgcggagacgcgacgtCAGCTGACCGAAGACCCTGACGACTGCGTCCGTCGTCTCACGGACCG CTTCGTGGACGCGCTCGTGTGCGAAGTGGCCTCGCCGgcgcagtgtctcctctttttcaaGTCCCTGGTGAAGTGGAGCTCCACGAAGGTGGCCCAGCCCCACTGCAAGAGAAAGCATTGGCGCGAGTGGTCCAACACGTACCGCCCGCTGGaatggctgcatgcgccacggCCGGCGCACCCCACAGACACGCGTCCGATGCTCCTGGCTGTGTGCAAGCACCTCTGCAAGCGCGTGCACTG cttcaACATGAAGGAACTGACAGGAATGCTGCGCGCCATCGCCTACGTGGATTTCCGTGAGGCTGCGTTCTTCACTGTCTTCGTCGACTACCTTAAAGAGCGACTGGGAGAAATGCAAGAAGAGGACATTGCAAATGTCACCCAA GCGTTCAACAAGGCGAAGATCGAAGAACCCCATCTCTTTTCCCTCATGGGGAAACGGTACCAACAGTTGCAGGCGAACGTGATGGCTGTTAAGCGTCGCGGTGTGCTTGTTAGAAGGACGGGGTAA